A window of the Hordeum vulgare subsp. vulgare chromosome 5H, MorexV3_pseudomolecules_assembly, whole genome shotgun sequence genome harbors these coding sequences:
- the LOC123397258 gene encoding uncharacterized protein LOC123397258 translates to MHLLHGSSIMIGGSCGGRALRRVDSSPKPSLCRSDAMKKKRSKRSRLSAALRELRLAAKARDKEGLLQILVTGHRTSRGGSGNNERTGGASTKRSVAGMGDDQRATLRWQGGGVDAAGRADGPLLELGRPIATGEAAGGGRRWPSWALAVALVLVLACVVALGTSPAICCCTCAAWLCGGCGAHEHASDRRRGGSCRGSVRVVRPQAGSTLYHGEVASG, encoded by the coding sequence ATGCATCTGCTCCACGGGTCTTCTATAATGATCGGTGGCAGCTGCGGCGGTAGAGCTCTCCGGCGAGTCGACAGCTCCCCGAAGCCGTCGCTGTGCCGGAGCGACgccatgaagaagaagaggagcaaGAGGTCCAGACTCTCCGCCGCGCTGCGGGAGCTCAGGCTGGCGGCCAAGGCGAGGGACAAGGAAGGGCTCCTTCAGATCCTCGTCACCGGACACCGCACTAGCCGCGGAGGATCCGGCAACAACGAGCGCACCGGCGGAGCATCGACGAAGCGCAGTGTGGCTGGCATGGGCGACGACCAGCGCGCGACACTGCGGTGGCAGGGAGGCGGCGTCGATGCAGCCGGGCGTGCCGATGGTCCTCTTCTTGAGTTGGGGAGACCAATAGCAACCGGGGAAGCCGCCGGCGGCGGCCGTCGTTGGCCGAGCTGGGCGCTCGCAGTGGCGCTTGTGCTCGTCCTGGCGTGCGTAGTAGCGCTTGGGACGTCGCCGGCCATCTGTTGCTGCACCTGCGCGGCCTGGTTGTGCGGCGGCTGCGGCGCGCATGAGCATGCATCTGACCGGCGGCGGGGCGGCTCCTGCCGTGGCAGCGTTAGAGTAGTCCGACCACAAGCCGGTAGTACACTGTATCATGGAGAGGTCGCCAGTGGGTGA